In Shewanella sp. VB17, a single genomic region encodes these proteins:
- the ettA gene encoding energy-dependent translational throttle protein EttA, with amino-acid sequence MAQFVYSMLRVGKIVPPKKQILKDISLSFFPGAKIGVLGLNGSGKSTLLRIMAGIDTEIEGEARPMQDLKIGYLPQEPKLDENQTVREAVEEAVSEAKNALTRLDEVYALYAEPDADFDALAKEQGQLEAIIQSQDAHNLDNVLERAANALRLPDWDEKIAILSGGERRRVAICRLLLEKPDMLLLDEPTNHLDAESVAWLERFLQDYTGTVVAITHDRYFLDNAAGWILELDRGEGIPWEGNYSSWLEQKDARLTQESATQSARQKTIQKELEWVRQGAKGRQSKGKARMARFEELNTNDYQKRNETNELFIPPGPRLGDKVVEIKNLTKSYGDRVLIDDLSFTVPKGAIVGIIGANGAGKSTLFKMISGDEQPDSGSVDIGESVQIASVEQFRDSMNDKNTVWQEISGGQDIMRINNTEIPSRAYVGRFNFRGGDQQKIIGSLSGGERNRVHLAKLLQAGGNLLLLDEPTNDLDVETLRALEEALLEFPGCAMVISHDRWFLDRIATHILDYRDEGKVNFYEGNYTEYSAWLKETMGTDVVEPHRLKYKRMN; translated from the coding sequence ATGGCTCAATTTGTTTATAGCATGCTTAGGGTGGGTAAAATTGTTCCACCGAAAAAGCAGATCCTGAAAGATATTTCTTTAAGTTTTTTCCCCGGTGCAAAAATTGGTGTTTTAGGTCTCAATGGCTCAGGTAAATCAACTTTACTGCGTATTATGGCCGGTATTGATACTGAAATTGAGGGTGAAGCTCGCCCAATGCAAGATTTGAAAATAGGTTATTTACCCCAAGAACCTAAACTAGATGAAAACCAAACTGTCAGAGAAGCGGTTGAAGAAGCCGTTTCTGAGGCAAAAAATGCCCTCACACGATTAGATGAAGTCTATGCATTATATGCTGAACCTGACGCAGATTTTGATGCATTAGCCAAAGAACAAGGCCAACTAGAAGCCATCATTCAATCTCAAGATGCACACAACCTAGATAACGTCTTAGAACGTGCAGCAAACGCACTGCGTTTACCTGATTGGGATGAAAAAATTGCCATTCTTTCTGGTGGTGAACGTCGTCGTGTCGCTATCTGTCGTTTACTATTAGAAAAGCCAGACATGCTGTTGCTTGATGAGCCTACTAACCACTTAGATGCAGAATCAGTGGCTTGGCTTGAGCGTTTTTTACAAGATTATACGGGGACCGTTGTCGCCATTACTCACGATAGATATTTCTTAGATAATGCCGCAGGTTGGATTTTAGAACTTGACCGTGGTGAAGGCATCCCATGGGAAGGCAACTACTCCTCTTGGCTCGAACAAAAAGATGCTCGCCTAACCCAAGAGTCTGCAACTCAAAGTGCACGTCAAAAAACCATCCAAAAAGAACTTGAATGGGTACGCCAAGGGGCAAAAGGTCGTCAATCTAAAGGTAAAGCTCGTATGGCTCGCTTCGAAGAGCTTAATACTAACGACTATCAAAAACGTAACGAAACCAACGAGCTCTTTATTCCTCCGGGACCACGTTTAGGTGATAAGGTCGTTGAGATAAAAAACCTAACTAAATCTTATGGGGATCGCGTACTGATCGATGACTTAAGTTTCACCGTACCTAAAGGTGCCATTGTAGGTATTATTGGTGCAAACGGCGCGGGTAAATCAACCTTATTTAAAATGATATCTGGCGATGAGCAACCTGATAGTGGCAGTGTCGACATTGGTGAAAGTGTACAAATCGCCTCCGTTGAGCAATTCCGGGATTCAATGAACGACAAAAACACTGTATGGCAAGAGATCTCTGGTGGGCAAGATATTATGCGCATCAACAACACTGAGATCCCAAGCCGCGCTTATGTCGGCCGATTTAATTTCCGTGGTGGCGATCAACAAAAAATCATTGGTAGTCTATCTGGAGGTGAACGTAATCGCGTCCATTTAGCTAAGTTATTGCAAGCTGGCGGCAATCTGTTATTACTCGATGAGCCTACCAACGACTTAGACGTTGAAACATTGCGAGCATTAGAGGAAGCCTTACTCGAGTTTCCAGGTTGTGCCATGGTCATCTCTCATGACCGTTGGTTTCTAGATAGAATCGCTACTCATATTCTCGATTACCGTGATGAAGGTAAAGTGAACTTTTATGAAGGTAATTACACCGAATATTCAGCTTGGTTAAAAGAAACAATGGGCACAGACGTGGTTGAACCTCATCGCCTTAAGTACAAACGAATGAACTAG
- a CDS encoding multidrug efflux RND transporter permease subunit gives MLLSDISVKRPVVAIVLSLLLCVFGLVSFSKLAVREMPDIESPVVTIMTNYEGASATIMESQITKVLEDELTGISGIDEITSVTRNGMSNITITFTLDWDLTEGVSDVRDAVARAQRRLPDEADDPIVSKDNGSGEPSLYINLSSSVMDRTQLTDYAQRVLEDRFSLITGVSSVNISGGLYKVMYVQLKPELMAGRNVTTADIIASLNKENVETPGGEVRNDTTVMTVRTARLYQNPEDFDYLVVKTASDGTPVYLKDIASVFIGAENENSTFKSNGELNLSLGIIAQSDANPLLVAKAAHEEVNRIQQFLPEGTQLVVDYDSTVFIDRSITEVYNTLFITGGLVVLVLYIFIGQVRATLIPAVTVPVSLISAFIAANIFGFSINLLTLMALILSIGLVVDDAIVVVENIFHHLEKGEGPLLAAYKGTREVGFAVVATTAVLVMVFLPISFMEGMVGRLFTEFSVMLAMSVIFSSIIALTLTPVLSSKLLKANVKPNCFNLWINQQFERLDKVYRMVLVKVMRFRVAAPFIIMLCMLGSGLLMQNVPSQLAPQEDRGVIFAFVKGAEGTSYNRMNANMNIVEQRLIPLLGQGVIKSFSIEAPAFGGNAGDQTGFVIMQLESWEDRNINAQQALGVVGKALQDIPDVMVRPMLPGFRGQSSEPVQFVIGGSDYTELFKWAEVLQEEAILSPMLTGVDLDYAETTPELVVSVNRERAAELGISVAEISETLEVMLGGRKETTFVERGEEYDVYLRGDEDNFNSVADLSQIYMRSAKGELITLDSVTHTEEVASANKLSHTNKQKSITLAANLVEGYTLGEALNFLDAKAIEILPSDISVSYTGESKDFKENQSSVLMVFGLALLVAYLVLAAQFESFINPMVVMFTVPMGVLGGFLGLYLTGQGLNIYSQIGMIMLIGMVTKNGILIVEFANQLRDRGTELEQAIIDASARRLRPILMTAFTTLVGAVPLILSTGAGSESRIAVGTVVFFGMAFATFVTLLVIPAMYRLISGNTHSPGFVEAKLAEAIAAQHPSQ, from the coding sequence ATGTTACTCTCTGATATTTCGGTTAAACGTCCTGTTGTTGCTATTGTGTTAAGTCTACTGCTGTGTGTATTTGGTTTAGTTTCATTCTCCAAGCTTGCTGTCCGTGAGATGCCGGACATTGAAAGTCCTGTGGTAACGATTATGACCAATTATGAGGGGGCTTCAGCAACCATCATGGAGAGTCAAATTACCAAAGTGTTAGAAGATGAACTCACTGGGATAAGTGGCATCGATGAGATAACTTCAGTGACTCGTAACGGTATGTCGAACATCACGATTACGTTCACCCTTGATTGGGATTTGACTGAAGGAGTGAGCGATGTTCGCGACGCGGTTGCCAGAGCTCAGCGTCGGCTTCCTGATGAAGCTGACGATCCGATTGTCTCTAAAGATAATGGTTCTGGAGAGCCTTCACTCTATATTAATTTAAGTTCTTCCGTGATGGACAGGACTCAGCTGACTGATTATGCCCAACGAGTATTAGAAGATAGGTTCAGCCTGATTACTGGTGTGAGTTCAGTGAACATCTCTGGTGGTTTATACAAGGTGATGTATGTCCAGCTCAAACCAGAGCTAATGGCAGGCCGAAACGTAACGACGGCAGACATCATTGCGAGTTTAAATAAAGAAAATGTGGAAACACCTGGTGGAGAAGTACGCAACGATACCACAGTCATGACCGTTCGTACTGCACGTTTGTACCAAAATCCTGAAGATTTTGATTATTTAGTGGTGAAAACTGCGAGCGATGGAACGCCTGTTTACCTTAAAGATATTGCTTCGGTGTTTATTGGGGCAGAGAACGAAAATTCCACGTTTAAGAGTAATGGTGAGCTTAATTTGAGTTTAGGCATTATCGCTCAGTCTGATGCTAACCCTTTACTTGTCGCTAAAGCGGCTCACGAAGAAGTTAATCGTATTCAACAATTTTTGCCTGAAGGTACACAACTCGTCGTTGATTATGATTCGACTGTGTTTATCGACCGCTCAATTACTGAAGTCTATAACACCTTGTTTATTACTGGTGGATTAGTTGTGCTGGTGCTGTACATTTTTATCGGGCAGGTGAGGGCTACGCTGATTCCTGCTGTGACGGTACCAGTTTCTCTTATTTCAGCTTTTATTGCCGCCAATATTTTCGGTTTTTCCATCAATTTACTAACGTTAATGGCGCTTATTTTATCAATTGGTCTCGTGGTCGATGATGCCATTGTGGTGGTGGAAAATATCTTTCATCATTTGGAGAAAGGAGAGGGACCATTGCTGGCTGCCTATAAAGGTACCCGTGAAGTTGGCTTTGCAGTGGTAGCCACAACGGCTGTATTAGTGATGGTGTTTTTACCTATCTCGTTTATGGAGGGTATGGTTGGACGATTATTTACCGAATTTTCGGTGATGTTGGCTATGTCAGTGATTTTCTCATCAATTATCGCCTTAACCTTAACGCCAGTGCTGAGCAGTAAATTACTTAAAGCCAATGTAAAACCTAACTGTTTTAATTTGTGGATAAATCAACAGTTTGAACGATTGGACAAGGTGTATCGTATGGTGCTGGTTAAGGTGATGCGTTTTCGTGTCGCAGCCCCCTTTATTATTATGTTGTGTATGCTAGGCAGTGGACTGCTGATGCAAAATGTCCCGTCTCAGTTAGCCCCACAAGAAGATCGCGGGGTTATTTTTGCGTTTGTTAAGGGAGCGGAAGGTACCAGTTATAATCGCATGAACGCAAATATGAATATTGTCGAACAGAGGTTGATCCCATTGTTAGGTCAAGGTGTGATTAAGTCTTTTAGTATTGAGGCTCCAGCTTTTGGTGGTAATGCAGGCGATCAGACAGGCTTTGTGATCATGCAACTTGAAAGCTGGGAAGACAGAAACATCAATGCTCAGCAAGCATTAGGTGTGGTTGGTAAAGCATTGCAAGATATCCCAGATGTGATGGTGCGCCCTATGTTACCTGGTTTTAGAGGGCAGTCGAGCGAGCCGGTGCAGTTTGTGATTGGTGGCTCTGATTATACCGAGCTGTTTAAGTGGGCTGAGGTGCTGCAAGAGGAAGCGATTCTTAGTCCTATGCTAACAGGGGTGGATCTTGATTACGCTGAAACGACACCAGAGTTAGTTGTCAGTGTTAATCGCGAACGTGCAGCAGAGCTTGGGATCAGCGTAGCTGAGATATCTGAAACTTTAGAGGTAATGTTAGGTGGCCGTAAAGAGACGACGTTTGTTGAGCGCGGTGAGGAATACGATGTTTACCTAAGAGGTGATGAAGATAATTTTAATAGTGTGGCCGACTTAAGCCAGATTTATATGCGTTCAGCCAAAGGTGAGCTTATCACATTGGATTCAGTCACTCATACCGAAGAAGTGGCTTCTGCCAATAAGCTTAGCCATACCAATAAGCAAAAATCCATCACTTTGGCAGCAAACTTAGTGGAAGGATATACTCTAGGTGAAGCGCTTAATTTCTTAGATGCTAAGGCTATTGAGATATTACCTAGTGATATTTCAGTGAGTTATACTGGAGAATCAAAAGATTTTAAAGAAAACCAAAGTAGCGTGTTAATGGTATTTGGTTTAGCTTTGTTGGTGGCTTATTTGGTGCTCGCCGCACAATTTGAGAGCTTTATTAATCCCATGGTGGTGATGTTTACTGTTCCTATGGGGGTATTGGGTGGGTTTCTTGGTCTCTATTTAACAGGTCAAGGGCTGAATATTTATAGTCAAATTGGCATGATTATGCTGATTGGTATGGTGACTAAAAATGGTATTTTGATTGTTGAATTTGCCAATCAATTAAGGGACAGAGGCACCGAACTTGAGCAGGCCATTATTGATGCATCAGCCCGTCGGTTACGCCCTATCTTAATGACGGCATTCACGACATTAGTAGGTGCTGTGCCTTTGATTTTGTCAACGGGAGCGGGGTCTGAGAGTCGTATTGCGGTAGGGACAGTGGTCTTTTTTGGAATGGCATTTGCTACGTTTGTGACTTTGTTGGTTATTCCTGCTATGTACCGTTTAATCTCTGGTAATACTCATTCCCCTGGATTTGTCGAAGCCAAACTTGCTGAAGCAATAGCGGCACAGCATCCATCTCAGTGA
- a CDS encoding efflux RND transporter periplasmic adaptor subunit, which yields MKKSLIVIPFITLVILMALLSGLFETKTTVDKESRGPRVVPVVTGMVAQHLLSQTISLIGKLAADKSVFIASEVAGKIKAIQVAADQEIQAGQILIQLEDARSQASMSEANAYLNDEKRKLIEFKKLITKNAITQTEIDAQQASVDIAVARLAAAKAELDFHYIKAPFTGTAGLLDFSLGKMVAIGSELLTLDDLSSMRLDLQVPENYLSQLNVGMTVSAINSAWPSEVFTGLVVAIDPRINQETLSLKVRVNFDNHNNKLKPGMLMSARLDFPAVSEPVIPVQAIEYSGTKRFVYVIGEDELATRTQVILGARIKDEVVISEGVDVGQKIVVQGLVNMRDGLKVNDLSVMNTERMKTKIIGDKGDES from the coding sequence ATGAAAAAAAGCCTGATTGTTATTCCTTTTATTACATTGGTCATATTAATGGCCTTATTAAGTGGTTTGTTTGAAACAAAGACCACAGTGGATAAGGAGTCACGTGGGCCGCGTGTTGTTCCCGTAGTGACAGGAATGGTGGCGCAACATCTGCTCTCGCAAACGATATCACTCATTGGTAAATTAGCGGCGGATAAATCCGTGTTTATTGCATCTGAAGTAGCGGGCAAAATAAAGGCGATTCAGGTAGCGGCAGATCAAGAAATTCAAGCTGGCCAAATACTCATTCAATTAGAAGATGCGCGTTCTCAAGCGAGTATGTCCGAAGCAAACGCTTACCTTAATGATGAAAAACGTAAGTTAATAGAATTTAAAAAGTTAATTACTAAAAATGCCATTACTCAAACCGAAATAGATGCACAGCAAGCCAGTGTTGATATTGCTGTTGCACGTTTGGCTGCAGCTAAGGCTGAGCTTGATTTTCATTATATTAAAGCTCCGTTTACAGGTACAGCAGGTTTGTTGGATTTCAGTCTAGGAAAAATGGTTGCGATAGGCAGTGAATTATTAACGTTAGATGATCTTTCATCGATGAGGCTTGATTTACAAGTGCCAGAGAATTACCTGTCTCAATTAAATGTTGGTATGACAGTCAGTGCGATAAATAGTGCATGGCCCTCAGAGGTGTTTACTGGTTTGGTGGTGGCAATTGATCCGCGTATTAATCAGGAGACATTAAGCTTAAAAGTCAGAGTTAATTTTGATAATCATAATAATAAGCTTAAACCTGGGATGTTGATGTCAGCAAGATTAGATTTTCCTGCAGTGTCTGAGCCTGTTATCCCTGTTCAGGCTATCGAATATTCGGGCACTAAGCGTTTTGTATACGTGATCGGTGAAGATGAGTTAGCGACCCGGACTCAAGTGATATTAGGGGCTAGAATTAAAGATGAAGTGGTGATCTCTGAAGGTGTCGATGTGGGGCAGAAGATCGTGGTTCAAGGATTGGTTAATATGCGTGATGGTCTTAAAGTTAATGATCTTTCAGTGATGAATACAGAGAGGATGAAGACCAAAATAATTGGGGATAAGGGAGATGAAAGTTAA
- a CDS encoding GNAT family N-acetyltransferase, translating to MDLHWLPINKRAQAYSFYKQFMPYARLTKKERLAVFLSESDSNKTEPHTEVIAAIRLRPIGRDTLITGMLVHPSFRGQGLGHSLMNAIINELNDEHAFLFALPHLVSFYQQHGFNPLQTPPNDIAQLFIKHQRKHKPLCLMGFKKM from the coding sequence GTGGACCTTCATTGGCTTCCCATCAATAAGCGCGCGCAAGCTTATTCTTTTTACAAGCAATTTATGCCTTATGCTCGACTGACAAAAAAAGAACGGCTTGCCGTTTTTTTATCCGAGTCAGACTCCAATAAAACCGAACCCCACACCGAAGTCATCGCTGCCATTAGACTTCGCCCAATCGGGAGAGACACCTTAATCACTGGGATGCTGGTTCATCCAAGCTTTCGAGGTCAAGGTTTAGGACATTCATTAATGAATGCCATCATTAATGAATTGAACGATGAACACGCTTTTCTGTTTGCGCTGCCTCATCTCGTTTCCTTTTATCAGCAACATGGATTTAATCCATTGCAAACCCCACCCAATGACATTGCTCAATTATTTATCAAGCATCAACGTAAACATAAACCTTTATGTCTAATGGGGTTTAAAAAAATGTAA
- a CDS encoding NYN domain-containing protein: MKKIAIFVDVQNIYYTCRQAYGRQFNYRKLWQHIHHEGDIISATAYAIHKGDDGQLKFQDALKHIGFDVKLKPFIQRADGSAKGDWDVGITIDIMEAASEVDSIILLSGDGDFDVLMLKIYQKYGVETQAYGVPGLTAKSLIDSVAQYHEIDDGLLL; the protein is encoded by the coding sequence GTGAAAAAAATCGCCATTTTTGTCGATGTTCAAAATATTTATTACACTTGCCGCCAAGCTTACGGCCGTCAATTTAACTATCGAAAACTCTGGCAACATATTCATCATGAAGGTGACATTATCTCAGCAACCGCGTATGCCATACATAAAGGAGATGATGGCCAATTGAAGTTTCAAGATGCACTTAAACACATAGGTTTTGATGTCAAACTGAAACCTTTTATCCAGCGAGCTGATGGCAGCGCAAAGGGAGATTGGGACGTAGGGATCACCATCGATATCATGGAAGCAGCCAGCGAAGTCGACAGTATCATCTTACTTTCAGGAGATGGAGATTTCGATGTATTAATGCTGAAAATATATCAAAAATATGGTGTTGAGACCCAAGCCTATGGTGTACCAGGATTGACAGCTAAATCCTTAATCGATTCGGTTGCACAATATCATGAGATTGATGACGGCCTACTACTTTAG
- a CDS encoding YbaK/EbsC family protein — protein MTISIRLNEYLHHNEVSYDLIPHPHSSSSISSAEAAKISPAQIAKAVILEDHEGRKMMAVLLANHKISLGSLGEKLNRDLHLINEQDVYTMFNDCEKGAIPPLGNAYNIEAVYDDLLIQSKELYLEAGDHNSLLRINRDDFIRLIKDAKHLRFSHRTLH, from the coding sequence ATGACTATATCTATACGTTTAAACGAATATTTGCACCATAATGAGGTCAGCTATGATCTCATCCCCCACCCACATAGTTCAAGTTCTATTAGCTCAGCAGAGGCAGCAAAAATTTCACCCGCTCAAATAGCCAAAGCCGTTATCTTAGAAGATCACGAAGGTCGAAAAATGATGGCTGTATTATTGGCTAATCACAAAATAAGCTTAGGATCACTAGGAGAAAAATTAAATCGAGATCTGCACCTTATTAATGAGCAAGATGTCTACACAATGTTCAACGATTGCGAGAAAGGAGCGATCCCTCCCCTTGGCAATGCCTATAACATAGAAGCCGTTTATGATGATCTGCTCATCCAATCCAAAGAACTGTATTTAGAAGCAGGCGATCATAATAGCCTGCTGCGCATCAACAGAGACGATTTTATTCGCCTAATTAAAGATGCCAAACATTTAAGGTTTAGCCATCGGACACTGCATTAA
- a CDS encoding glycogen synthase yields the protein MLAAENGSITGGKVGGMADVIRDLPQALKGQEVLADVIMPSYGYLAASAGAHWVKEISVPFAGGEYRVGLYLSDHPDVAGVKLYFLAHPCFVSSDSGTQKIYSSGCADRPFAEDASKFALFCQSVAVALVEQAIPLPDLMHLHDWHSGLFALLRAYVPKFSILKSIPCVFTIHNLALQGIRPLCGDPSSLEAWYPELVAQLDLSQRALIIDPRYPNCVNPMRVGINLCDRVHLVSPSYVDEVLLPSDYEAGFFGGEGLEADLICKRDEQALVGILNGCFYSAEFAELNVGDTDVYSHNRLKYEHTFTQIESTLVSWQGGRETVSSWDQVALTRLNARWRDLANNIMPSCLLTSVGRLTDQKMLILRQKINNETVLEIMLKRFRALEPNGLFVLLGSGDSEIAREFLAIAVNHSHFIFLNGYHEQVSEFLYKAGDLFIMPSSFEPCGISQLLSMREGQLCLVHGIGGLKDTVINNETGYVFNGDTLVAQGEDFLSRFSVAISEKGTDKWQQMQSLAKAQRFDWSSSARDYVRQLYQFYR from the coding sequence ATGCTTGCAGCCGAAAATGGCAGTATTACTGGTGGTAAAGTGGGCGGTATGGCTGATGTGATAAGGGATCTACCGCAAGCCTTAAAGGGGCAGGAAGTACTCGCTGATGTGATCATGCCAAGTTATGGTTATTTAGCGGCTTCAGCTGGTGCACATTGGGTGAAAGAGATATCGGTTCCTTTTGCTGGTGGCGAATATCGGGTAGGTTTGTATTTAAGTGACCATCCAGATGTGGCAGGTGTTAAACTTTATTTCTTAGCACATCCTTGTTTTGTGTCGTCTGATAGCGGAACACAAAAAATATATTCTTCAGGCTGTGCTGATCGACCTTTTGCCGAAGATGCCAGTAAATTTGCCCTATTTTGTCAAAGTGTCGCCGTGGCTTTAGTGGAGCAAGCTATTCCTTTACCGGATCTTATGCATCTTCATGATTGGCATTCAGGATTATTTGCTTTATTGCGAGCCTATGTTCCTAAATTTAGTATTTTAAAATCAATTCCTTGCGTATTCACCATACATAATTTAGCACTGCAGGGGATACGGCCTTTATGTGGTGATCCTTCTTCATTAGAGGCTTGGTATCCAGAATTAGTAGCGCAATTGGATCTGTCACAACGTGCCTTGATTATTGATCCTCGTTACCCCAATTGTGTAAACCCAATGCGAGTCGGTATTAACTTGTGTGATCGAGTCCATCTCGTTTCGCCCAGTTATGTCGATGAAGTACTGTTACCATCTGATTATGAGGCAGGTTTTTTTGGTGGCGAGGGATTGGAAGCTGATTTAATCTGTAAGCGTGATGAACAAGCATTAGTGGGGATTTTAAACGGGTGCTTTTACTCTGCTGAGTTCGCTGAGCTGAATGTTGGTGATACTGACGTATATAGCCATAATCGATTGAAATATGAGCACACCTTTACTCAAATAGAATCCACATTAGTGAGTTGGCAAGGTGGGCGAGAGACGGTATCAAGTTGGGATCAGGTCGCCTTGACACGATTAAATGCACGCTGGCGAGATCTGGCTAACAACATTATGCCCAGTTGCTTACTGACTTCAGTTGGTCGATTGACGGATCAAAAAATGTTGATTTTACGACAAAAAATCAATAATGAAACCGTACTAGAAATAATGTTAAAGCGTTTCAGAGCGCTTGAACCTAATGGATTGTTCGTGTTGCTTGGCAGTGGTGATAGCGAGATTGCAAGAGAGTTTCTTGCTATTGCAGTTAATCATAGTCATTTTATTTTTCTTAATGGTTATCATGAACAAGTGTCTGAATTTTTATATAAGGCAGGAGATCTGTTTATTATGCCTAGTTCCTTTGAACCTTGCGGGATAAGTCAGTTATTATCTATGCGTGAAGGTCAGCTTTGTTTGGTTCATGGGATTGGTGGGCTTAAAGATACTGTGATCAATAATGAGACGGGCTATGTTTTTAATGGCGATACGCTTGTGGCACAAGGAGAAGATTTTTTGAGTCGTTTCAGTGTTGCTATATCTGAAAAGGGGACGGATAAGTGGCAGCAGATGCAGTCGTTGGCTAAAGCACAGCGCTTTGATTGGTCAAGTTCTGCCAGAGATTATGTTAGGCAACTTTATCAATTTTACCGTTAG
- the glgC gene encoding glucose-1-phosphate adenylyltransferase, which produces MSSPSSSPRYISNLTRDTYALILAGGRGSRLHQLTEWRAKPALYFGGKFRIIDFPLSNCVNSGVRRIGVVTQYKSHSLIRHIMRGWGHFKKELGESVEILPASQRNCENWYQGTADAVFQNIDIIRHERPKYVMILSGDHVYRMDYAGLLAAHAESGADMTISCINVSVVEAASDFGVVEVDENNRILGFEEKPESPKSLPGDPESCLASMGNYVFNTDFLFEQLKKDAMNEGSERDFGKDIIPAIIEQHNVFAYRFCNYFDNEKAYWRDVGTLDSFWQANMELLSPTPALNLYDAKWPIWTYQEQLPPAKFVFDDDDRRGMTLDSIVSGGCIISGATVRRSVLFNEVRVCSYSEVEDSVLLPDVVVQRYCKIKKTILDRGCIIPEGTDIGYNHDHDRKRGFKVSEKGVVLVTRTMLGLPVGYE; this is translated from the coding sequence ATGTCTAGTCCTAGCTCCAGCCCACGTTATATTAGTAATTTAACCCGTGATACCTACGCACTTATTCTTGCTGGTGGAAGAGGCTCTCGGTTACACCAATTGACGGAATGGCGTGCTAAACCAGCACTCTATTTCGGTGGTAAATTTAGAATTATCGATTTTCCGCTATCCAATTGTGTCAATTCCGGTGTTCGCCGTATTGGGGTGGTGACTCAGTATAAATCTCATTCGTTGATCCGACATATTATGCGTGGTTGGGGACACTTCAAAAAAGAGCTGGGTGAGTCGGTTGAGATCTTACCAGCTTCTCAACGTAATTGTGAGAACTGGTATCAAGGCACTGCTGACGCCGTTTTTCAAAACATTGATATCATACGGCATGAACGGCCAAAATACGTAATGATTTTATCTGGAGATCATGTTTATCGCATGGATTATGCGGGTCTGCTTGCGGCTCATGCTGAGTCCGGTGCCGATATGACTATTTCGTGTATCAATGTCTCTGTTGTTGAGGCTGCAAGTGATTTTGGTGTGGTCGAAGTTGATGAAAATAATCGTATTTTAGGTTTTGAGGAGAAACCTGAATCGCCCAAGTCTCTGCCTGGTGATCCTGAATCATGTTTAGCGTCTATGGGAAATTACGTCTTTAATACTGATTTTTTATTTGAGCAGTTAAAAAAGGACGCCATGAACGAAGGTTCAGAAAGGGATTTTGGTAAAGATATCATTCCAGCGATTATTGAACAACATAATGTATTTGCATATCGTTTTTGTAATTATTTTGATAATGAAAAAGCTTATTGGCGTGATGTTGGGACATTAGATTCATTCTGGCAGGCTAATATGGAGTTACTGTCGCCGACACCAGCCTTGAATCTGTACGATGCTAAGTGGCCTATTTGGACGTATCAAGAGCAGTTGCCTCCAGCCAAATTTGTATTTGACGACGATGACAGACGAGGCATGACTTTGGATTCTATTGTCTCGGGTGGCTGTATAATTTCTGGGGCAACAGTGCGCCGCAGTGTGTTATTTAACGAAGTGAGAGTGTGTTCTTATTCCGAAGTAGAAGATTCAGTTTTGTTACCTGATGTCGTGGTGCAACGCTATTGTAAAATTAAGAAAACAATTCTTGATCGAGGTTGCATCATTCCCGAAGGCACTGATATTGGCTATAACCATGATCATGACCGTAAAAGAGGGTTTAAGGTCTCAGAAAAAGGGGTGGTATTGGTGACTCGAACAATGTTGGGTTTACCCGTTGGTTATGAATAG